The bacterium genome has a window encoding:
- the lysS gene encoding lysine--tRNA ligase has translation MNERKAPERHWADVAADEVLARGVEAPVVATGISPSGQFHVGHLREILTGDSLARALRERGAAARLVFIVDDIDPLRKVAPFLDADRFAPEVGKSVFEIPAPTGEGSYADYFLNPFLEALKQLRVDCQVVRAHDFYASGKMDDVIFAALEHRDEIAKTLHEVTGKECEADWSPWNPRCPKCRMITKGVVHGFDRAAGTIRSNCGHCGAE, from the coding sequence ATGAACGAGCGCAAAGCGCCCGAACGCCATTGGGCGGACGTCGCCGCGGACGAAGTCCTCGCGCGCGGCGTCGAGGCCCCCGTCGTCGCCACCGGCATCTCCCCGTCGGGGCAGTTCCACGTCGGCCATCTCCGCGAGATCCTGACCGGCGATTCGCTCGCCCGCGCCCTGCGCGAGCGCGGCGCCGCGGCGCGGCTGGTCTTCATCGTGGACGACATCGACCCGCTGCGGAAGGTCGCGCCGTTCCTCGACGCGGACCGCTTCGCGCCCGAGGTCGGGAAGTCGGTGTTCGAGATTCCGGCGCCGACGGGCGAGGGCTCCTACGCCGACTACTTCCTCAACCCGTTCCTCGAGGCGCTGAAGCAGCTGCGCGTCGACTGCCAGGTCGTGCGCGCGCACGATTTCTACGCGTCGGGAAAGATGGACGACGTGATCTTCGCCGCGCTCGAGCACCGGGACGAGATCGCGAAGACGCTCCACGAGGTGACCGGCAAGGAGTGCGAGGCCGACTGGTCGCCGTGGAATCCGCGCTGCCCGAAGTGCCGCATGATCACCAAGGGGGTCGTGCACGGCTTCGACCGCGCCGCGGGGACCATCCGCTCCAACTGCGGCCACTGCGGCGCCGAG